The Peribacillus sp. FSL P2-0133 genome has a segment encoding these proteins:
- the nikC gene encoding nickel ABC transporter permease subunit NikC, translated as MITSLRIMMRGQKVIVLCSIILSFLFIITILAPWIAPNDPIAVNLANKLQPSSFEYPLGTDHLGRCTLSRLLYGARISLGFATLIFISSLGIGLIVGTIAGYKGGWVDQVLMRLCDGVMAFPNLLLILGLVGILGPGLKQVILALMLVQWVYYARIFRGMVLSLKEQNYIAAAKISGSSQWKIIKKHIVPNVLPPLAVMGTLEMGWAIMDISAMSFLGLGVQPPTPEWGAMIHEGKSYIRTNPELMLYPGLMIMLVVVTFNLLGEALSERFGVKRR; from the coding sequence ATGATAACAAGTCTTCGCATTATGATGAGAGGTCAGAAAGTGATTGTCCTTTGTTCGATAATATTGAGCTTCCTATTTATAATCACCATCTTGGCTCCTTGGATTGCACCTAATGATCCTATTGCTGTCAATTTAGCTAATAAACTACAGCCCTCTTCCTTTGAGTATCCATTGGGAACTGATCATTTAGGAAGATGCACGTTATCACGCCTCTTATATGGAGCTCGCATTTCGTTAGGATTTGCCACATTAATCTTTATTTCATCTTTAGGCATCGGTTTGATTGTTGGAACCATTGCTGGTTATAAAGGCGGATGGGTGGACCAAGTGCTAATGAGACTTTGTGATGGTGTTATGGCATTTCCGAATCTTTTGCTCATTCTTGGACTTGTTGGTATATTGGGACCTGGCCTTAAACAAGTCATCTTGGCATTGATGCTTGTGCAATGGGTGTATTATGCGAGAATATTCCGAGGAATGGTACTTAGTCTGAAAGAACAAAACTATATAGCGGCAGCTAAAATAAGCGGTTCTTCTCAATGGAAGATAATAAAGAAACATATTGTTCCAAATGTTCTCCCTCCGCTCGCTGTTATGGGTACATTAGAAATGGGCTGGGCCATCATGGATATATCCGCCATGTCGTTTCTAGGTTTAGGTGTGCAACCCCCTACACCAGAATGGGGAGCAATGATTCATGAAGGGAAATCGTATATTCGGACGAATCCAGAATTAATGCTATATCCAGGTTTGATGATTATGCTCGTTGTAGTCACCTTCAATTTATTAGGCGAAGCGCTATCAGAACGTTTTGGAGTCAAACGTCGTTAA
- the nikB gene encoding nickel ABC transporter permease subunit NikB, which translates to MGTYILKRIMAIIPIFLLANLLTFGMIHLSPVDPAEAYLSAAHIQPTDEMLAQKRHEFGLDQPLHVQYVNSIIKICQFDFGISYVSNKPVWDEVTYRMPATIQLALGSIILAILVSVPLGFWAGIKKNSGIDHFSRLLSFFGASIPSFWLGYLLIFFFSVKLDLFPVEGIGTWQHLVLPSITLALPLIALYTRLLRASVLENLQEPYILFARTRGIHEKVIMGKHVLRIAISPMITGLGMNLGKLLTGTIIVEAVFSWPGFGRYFIEAIFNRDVPVIQCYVLLAAGLFIISNLIVDLIQMCIDPRISRKGGQRQ; encoded by the coding sequence ATGGGCACTTATATCTTGAAACGAATTATGGCCATTATTCCCATCTTTCTTTTGGCCAACCTTCTAACGTTTGGAATGATTCACCTTTCACCCGTGGACCCAGCTGAGGCATATTTATCGGCAGCACATATCCAACCCACAGATGAGATGTTGGCTCAGAAAAGACATGAGTTTGGCTTAGATCAACCTCTCCATGTTCAATATGTAAACTCTATCATTAAGATATGCCAATTTGATTTTGGCATATCTTATGTTTCGAATAAACCTGTTTGGGACGAGGTTACATATCGAATGCCAGCGACCATTCAGTTAGCTTTAGGTAGCATCATATTAGCGATCCTGGTCAGTGTCCCTCTTGGTTTTTGGGCAGGCATTAAGAAAAACAGTGGAATTGACCATTTTAGTCGACTTCTCTCTTTTTTCGGGGCATCGATCCCCTCTTTTTGGCTTGGTTATTTATTGATTTTTTTCTTTTCTGTTAAACTCGACCTATTCCCTGTTGAAGGAATCGGGACTTGGCAACATCTGGTTCTCCCTTCCATTACTTTGGCTTTGCCATTAATAGCTTTGTATACTCGACTATTACGTGCTAGCGTTCTTGAAAATTTACAGGAACCTTATATCCTTTTTGCTCGCACAAGAGGGATTCATGAAAAAGTGATTATGGGAAAACATGTATTGAGAATAGCCATATCTCCTATGATTACTGGACTAGGGATGAATTTAGGAAAGCTACTGACTGGAACCATTATCGTCGAAGCGGTCTTTTCCTGGCCAGGATTTGGTCGTTATTTTATTGAAGCTATTTTTAATCGGGATGTTCCTGTCATTCAATGCTATGTGCTTTTAGCAGCGGGCCTATTCATTATTAGCAACTTGATTGTTGACCTTATTCAAATGTGTATCGATCCACGCATCTCCAGAAAAGGAGGGCAACGTCAATGA